TAATGGGAATAATTGTTATAACAACGGAGTTTCGGTTGGTACATATAGTTCCGGGGCTATAGGCTTTACTGCTTTAAACTTTCTTTCATGCATGCCGGCACCTTCCTGTACTTCGCAAAATGTTCCTTTTATAGTACGCTATTGGAGTACTATTTCTTCAAATGGTTGTGATAATTCTTATGTTTCTCCCGATAACCCTTTTATAATAAAAATCGAAGGTCATACAGTAGAATTGCAAGGTATAGGTTCTTCTGCTGCTACAATTTGTAATGGACAAAGTGTAACACTTTTCTCATCAGGCATATACGGCGTTCCACCTTATACATATACATGGGATAATAATGGCGGTAATCAAAATTCTGTTATTGTTTCACCAAATGCTACCACTACTTATTCTGTTACAATAACAGATCAATGTAATAATACTGCTACGGGGCAGGTAACTACCAATGTAAATCCTGTTCCTTCCATAACAAGTGTAAGTAGCAATATGCCGGTATGTAGTGGAGATCAATTGCAATTGTCTGCATCATCGTCTGTACCCAATTCATTTTATAATTGGGTAGGCCCCAATGGATTTAATAGTGATCAGCAAGATCCGTTTATTAATAATATTTTTCTGGCAGCATCGGGTGATTATACTGTTATAGCTACCAGTAACGGCTGTTCCTCTGCGCCCGGTAAAACATCGGTTATTATAAAGCCTACGCCCGTGATAACATCAGCAACGAGCAATACTCCCTTATGTGCAGATGAAAATGGAGTAACATTGATTCTAAATGCTCAGTCATCATTACCTAATTCGTCCTATGAATGGACAGGTCCCAATGGATACACAAATAATAGCCAGTCGCCTTCAATTTTAAATGCTAACGTAAATGAAAGCGGCAACTATTCAATTGCAGCAACTCTAAATGGGTGTACATCTGTAAAACAAGATGTGAATGTAATAATAAGACCAATCCCAAAAATAACAACAGCAGGAAGCAACAGCCCAATTTGCGATACAAAGGATATTGATTTCTTTGCAACTTCATCTTTAACAGGAACTTCTTTTTCATGGAGCGGTGCCAACAATTTTTCAAGTGATATAGCATCTCCTGTAATTGCAAACGCTTCTATAAATAATGCAAAAGGAAATTATTTTATAACAGCTACAAAAGATGGTTGCGTATCTAAGACTGATACAGTGAATGTAATTATAAACCCTAATCCCGAAGTGCTGTTTTCTGTACCCTATGTTTGTAAAGGAATACAAGGGTCGTATGTGAGTGCTTCTACTATCGCAGATGGTACGTCTGCTGCGTTTAAATATTTATGGTCTTTTGATGATAATACTTCTGATACAGCCTTTGGTACCAGTAAACATACTTATTCAACAGCAGGAGTGCATAATACAGCTTTGCAAATTACAAGTAACAATGGTTGTATCTCTTCTTTATCACAACCGCTAATAATAAGCGATTATCCGGATGTACAGTTAACGTTTGATCCGGCAGTATGCAGTAATAGTATTGTAGAGATACAAAATAATTCTACATTAAATTATGGACTGATAAGCAAGTTTATTTTCTGGAAGAATGATATGGTTAATAAGGATTCTGTAATAGATGATAATCCTTTAGATAGTGAACAATATTCTTTTTCATATCCTGTTTTCGGATCGCCTTCACTTAAAGATTATACAATAAAAGCCCGGGTATATTCCGATGCCGGATGTTACTCAGATAAATTATATCCGATCCAATCATTAGCAAGCCCAAGATTGGTATTTAACCGGGTGCCTTTATTATGTTCAGCACATGCAGGAAATTATTTCTTTGATTATGCCGTAGATAGCTCTTCTCTTTTTGGCAAAGGTTATTACAGCGGTGATGGAATTGAATATTCCAATCAGATGAATGCTGCAGTAGCAGGCGTAGGCGATCATTTAATTAAATACACTTACACCTTGAGCGATGGATGTACAGATAGTGTGCAACGAAATGTAACTATCGGAGCACCCTCTATTGTTAATGCAGGTAATGAAGTTACCATACTGACAGAAGGCACTGCTTTTTTAAGAGCAGATGTTTCAGGCGGTTCTTCATGGACCTATTTATGGACACCTGCTACAGGATTATCTAATGATACCATTGCAAATCCCTTGGCGATTACTAATGATGACACACGTTACATGGTTACTGTTACGAATGAATTTTCTTGTGTTAGTGCTGCTTATGTACGTGTAAAGGTTACCGACAGGTTGTTTATTCCCAATGCATTCACACCTAACGGCGATGGTATAAACGATACCTGGCAGATCGATTACCTGAAAAGTTATCCTGATTGCGATGTAAGTGTTTTTAACCGGTATGGTCAGCTGATATACCGTTCAACGGGCTATAACACTCCGTGGGATGGGAAATGCCGGGGAACTGATATTCCGGTAGGGGTTTATTACTATATCATTAATACAAAAAGAAAAAAAGGAATAGTAAGTGGTTCACTTACCATATTACGATAAGTAAATATTATTTTATGCATGTCTTATCCATTATAAAAAAGATCTTTAAAGCTTGTCTGGCTATAGTATTGATACTGCCTGTTTCAAGTTTTGCTCAACAACGACCTTATTATACGCAATACATCCTAAATAATTTTATCATTAATCCGGCAGTGGCAGGCATTGATAATTATACCGATGTAAAATTGAGTTGCCGCAATCAATGGGTGGGATTGGAAGGAGCTCCTGTTACCGCTTACCTGACCATACAAGCGCCTTTGCAAAAAAGTGTATATGATGAAAGGGAAGATGCAACCAGTTATGGTATTGATGGAGAAAATCCATTAGGAAAGCCCTATTGGTTCAATTATAAAGCAGCGCCGTCACACCAGGGAATTGGTTTAACAATAATCAGTGATGAAACAGGGCCGCTTACACATTTCGATGCCTTTGCAAGCTTCTCTCATCACCAGCCGATATCAGCTAAAACTACTTTAGCAATGGGGCTTAGTGCGGGCTTACACCAGGTAAGTTTAGATGCAGATAAGTTAAATCTTTATACCAGTTCAGATCCTGCAGTTAATGCAAATGGACAATTAACGCAAATGAAACCCGATTTTGCTGCGGGTTTATTGTTGTACAATAAAAATTATTTCATCGGACTTTCGGTACAGCAGATCCTTTCTTCCCAACTCAGTTTTTCAGATAATATCATTCAATCTTCATCAGGAAAATTAGTGCCTCATTATTTTTTGGATCTGGGATATCGTTTTTATATCACGAATGATGTAAGTTTTTTGCCATCAGCAATGGTGCGCTATGTTAGTCCTTTGCCTTTTAGTATTGATTTGAACGGGAAAATTCAATATAAGCAATTGTTATGGCTGGGAGCTACTTATCGTTCCGAGGAAGGATTTGCAGCAATGGCAGGTATTAGTATAGGCAATGCCGTTAGTATAGGATATTCATATGATAAAACAATGTCTGACCTGAACCTCGTAAGCAATGGAACACATGAAATAGTTATAGGCTTCCTATTGGGAAATCATTATGGAAGCACTTGCCCTAGAAATGTTTGGTAAAACATAAAGTATGAAATACATAATTACTTTGTTCATCGGGTTATGGTCTCATTGTGCATTTGCACAATCGTGGGAATATGTTGGATCGCCTGGTTTTTCGGCAGGGAAGCCGGTTTACAATACTTCTATGGTTTTTGACAAGAATGGAATTCCTTTCATAGCATTCCAGGATGCGGGCAATAATAATGCAGCAACTGTGATGAAGTTCAATGGTATTAATTGGGTTACAGTTGGTAATGCAGGTTTTTCAGAACCTAATATAGGATTGATCTCATTGGCTATTAATAAAGCAGGTATTCCATATGTGCTTTATTCTTCTTCCCCTAATGGAAACGCAACCGTAATGAAATTGAGTGGCAATACCTGGATTGCAGTGGGTAATATACAATTTTCGGGAAGCAGTGCTTTTTCGCCGTCCATTGCAATAGACAATAATAATGTGCCCTATGTGGCTTATGAGGATTATGATAATAGTGATAAAGCAACCGTTATGAAATTCAATGGAACAGACTGGGTGGCTGTTGGCAAAGTAGGTTTTACACCAAATGCTGTGCAAACTATATCATTGGCATTTGATAAAAGCAATACTCCTTATATAGGTTTTCAAGATGGTGCAGGAGGACGGGCATCTGTAATGAAATTTACCGGCTCTGCCTGGGTGTATGTAGGTAATCAATGGTTCTCATCAACAGTGGCAAGGTATGTGTCATTTGTAATTGATAAAAACGATGAGCTGTATGTTGGGTTTGCTTCGGGAGATGTCGGCTTATCTATACCAACACTAATGAAATTCAATGGAACCTCGTGGATATATGTGGGTGGATATTTTGATGGAGCAAACTATGACTTTGATCCTACGCTTGCAGTAGACAATAATGGAATTCCATACTTCGCATTTATGGATGACAACACAGAAAATAATTCCGCTTCTGTGATACAATTTGATGGAAACAGTTGGGTGCCGGTAGGTGATGCGGGTTTTTCAAAGGGCTTCATTGGTTATTCACAAGATGTAGATCGTTCTTCTCTTTCAATAGCAATAAATGATGCCGGAATTCCTTATGTGGCGTATGCCGATTACTTTAATAATGCGAACGGAAAACTTAGCGTGATGAGATTTTCTCAATCACCTGCTGAAGTTCAGCTTTGTCCT
The Ferruginibacter albus DNA segment above includes these coding regions:
- a CDS encoding gliding motility-associated C-terminal domain-containing protein; protein product: MNQTSVIKKIFLIGLYLAALSNVTSAQGLATNANVSSVHPNFNSFTTSTMADNNGLNKANSSVNMNPDGIVNYINSPVPTAIEIINKRTANSKYFIDKNDASKFYILQSLNAIHYKKNGQWLTMDKRISPKGNNIYEASYQQEPIGFDLNRKMTYIKTKSAIIYFNNWILNGNINGQETILASADWSDYTIGDDGMYIKNVFPGIDAELHAIIGAVKTNFIVHSNKFPRAQQLIFKDDFQTTVAAKFGNSYSGVDEADYLLNNAAVLHVGKALVYDKKDPNQNKSLAYVIRNSSIGFSIEADYLNTHLNTGDVIIDPLVSSTNSTGSLVGGGSAGSICDNVLQVPTPAAATITAISYSFSVHVNVGTGIDENTSVSSGGCTTGPLSCCTTCPNGNNCYNNGVSVGTYSSGAIGFTALNFLSCMPAPSCTSQNVPFIVRYWSTISSNGCDNSYVSPDNPFIIKIEGHTVELQGIGSSAATICNGQSVTLFSSGIYGVPPYTYTWDNNGGNQNSVIVSPNATTTYSVTITDQCNNTATGQVTTNVNPVPSITSVSSNMPVCSGDQLQLSASSSVPNSFYNWVGPNGFNSDQQDPFINNIFLAASGDYTVIATSNGCSSAPGKTSVIIKPTPVITSATSNTPLCADENGVTLILNAQSSLPNSSYEWTGPNGYTNNSQSPSILNANVNESGNYSIAATLNGCTSVKQDVNVIIRPIPKITTAGSNSPICDTKDIDFFATSSLTGTSFSWSGANNFSSDIASPVIANASINNAKGNYFITATKDGCVSKTDTVNVIINPNPEVLFSVPYVCKGIQGSYVSASTIADGTSAAFKYLWSFDDNTSDTAFGTSKHTYSTAGVHNTALQITSNNGCISSLSQPLIISDYPDVQLTFDPAVCSNSIVEIQNNSTLNYGLISKFIFWKNDMVNKDSVIDDNPLDSEQYSFSYPVFGSPSLKDYTIKARVYSDAGCYSDKLYPIQSLASPRLVFNRVPLLCSAHAGNYFFDYAVDSSSLFGKGYYSGDGIEYSNQMNAAVAGVGDHLIKYTYTLSDGCTDSVQRNVTIGAPSIVNAGNEVTILTEGTAFLRADVSGGSSWTYLWTPATGLSNDTIANPLAITNDDTRYMVTVTNEFSCVSAAYVRVKVTDRLFIPNAFTPNGDGINDTWQIDYLKSYPDCDVSVFNRYGQLIYRSTGYNTPWDGKCRGTDIPVGVYYYIINTKRKKGIVSGSLTILR
- a CDS encoding PorP/SprF family type IX secretion system membrane protein, yielding MHVLSIIKKIFKACLAIVLILPVSSFAQQRPYYTQYILNNFIINPAVAGIDNYTDVKLSCRNQWVGLEGAPVTAYLTIQAPLQKSVYDEREDATSYGIDGENPLGKPYWFNYKAAPSHQGIGLTIISDETGPLTHFDAFASFSHHQPISAKTTLAMGLSAGLHQVSLDADKLNLYTSSDPAVNANGQLTQMKPDFAAGLLLYNKNYFIGLSVQQILSSQLSFSDNIIQSSSGKLVPHYFLDLGYRFYITNDVSFLPSAMVRYVSPLPFSIDLNGKIQYKQLLWLGATYRSEEGFAAMAGISIGNAVSIGYSYDKTMSDLNLVSNGTHEIVIGFLLGNHYGSTCPRNVW
- a CDS encoding NHL repeat-containing protein produces the protein MKYIITLFIGLWSHCAFAQSWEYVGSPGFSAGKPVYNTSMVFDKNGIPFIAFQDAGNNNAATVMKFNGINWVTVGNAGFSEPNIGLISLAINKAGIPYVLYSSSPNGNATVMKLSGNTWIAVGNIQFSGSSAFSPSIAIDNNNVPYVAYEDYDNSDKATVMKFNGTDWVAVGKVGFTPNAVQTISLAFDKSNTPYIGFQDGAGGRASVMKFTGSAWVYVGNQWFSSTVARYVSFVIDKNDELYVGFASGDVGLSIPTLMKFNGTSWIYVGGYFDGANYDFDPTLAVDNNGIPYFAFMDDNTENNSASVIQFDGNSWVPVGDAGFSKGFIGYSQDVDRSSLSIAINDAGIPYVAYADYFNNANGKLSVMRFSQSPAEVQLCPSTTSTTLTAGIIGTAFQWQVNTGSGFQNIADGNNYNGATTASLQLNNISTNWYGYQYKCIVDGKNSDVFILKFSDKWIGSINSAWENTQNWGCGIIPDSNTDVIINGGNVVLSTNAIIRSITIKSGATVTLDPAVKLTILH